A section of the Phaseolus vulgaris cultivar G19833 chromosome 8, P. vulgaris v2.0, whole genome shotgun sequence genome encodes:
- the LOC137823886 gene encoding squalene synthase-like, whose translation MQLEAIRKQLRTLQKEWVLTWPNLHMKYLFDFHSMFRVTKALMHAEDSLIYMSALRGSSIFRFCAIPQIMAIGTLALCYNNIEVFRGCS comes from the exons ATGCAATTGGAAG CTATCAGGAAGCAATTGAGGACATTACAAAAAGAATGGGTGCTGACATGGCCAAATTTACACATGAAATACCTTTTTGACTTTCACTCCATGTTCAG GGTCACTAAAGCTCTGATGCATGCTGAAGATTCCTTAATATACATGTCTGCTTTAAGAGGCTCGTCTATATTTCGTTTTTGTGCTATACCCCAG ATAATGGCAATTGGAACACTAGCGTTATGTTACAACAACATTGAGGTCTTCAGAGGGTGTAGTTAA
- the LOC137823887 gene encoding tropinone reductase homolog At5g06060-like: MGTNFESSYHLCQLAHPLLKASGYGNIVFISSIAGLKSFPFSSVYASSKGAMNQFTKNVALELAKDNIRANAVAPGFVKTELLDFILESLDEGSKIIEATKPKTMAGRTGEPKDISGMVAFLCLPAASYITGQIITIDGGYTI, from the exons ATGGGAACTAATTTTGAGTCTAGTTACCACCTTTGTCAACTAGCACATCCACTTCTCAAAGCATCTGGATATGGGAACATAGTATTCATATCCTCAATTGCAGGTCTCAAATCTTTTCCTTTCAGTTCTGTCTATGCATCCTCTAAAG GAGCTATGAATCAATTCACCAAGAACGTAGCATTGGAATTGGCAAAGGATAATATTCGTGCAAATGCCGTAGCACCTGGATTTGTTAAGACCGAACTTCTGGATTTTATACTGG AATCTCTTGATGAAGGGAGTAAAATTATTGAAGCTACGAAGCCTAAAACAATGGCTGGTCGCACTGGAGAACCTAAGGACATATCAGGAATGGTTGCTTTCCTTTGCCTTCCAGCTGCTTCATACATCACTGGACAAATTATAACCATAGATGGGGGTTACACAATTTAA